A window of the Panulirus ornatus isolate Po-2019 chromosome 65, ASM3632096v1, whole genome shotgun sequence genome harbors these coding sequences:
- the LOC139746546 gene encoding uncharacterized protein: WPWHYPRVTRPRVTQATPATPAATAQAVYTPQGTHQGTTGNANAYQLANRVGPQGGAGGAGGFHNPVPAHTQASGVGGYQGGGAGAFQGGGGGQQSLAALGYRAQAAAPSGGFSGSGSAGYQPNGGPGYRTSGGIVFSGLSEKDVQSSLKDYDGSSHYGSFEPHTFGYTVNDEYFGNSHGHNEVSDGSTTKGEYRVLLPDGRTQIVTYSADAETGFMAKVAYEGEAQPYQPPADKLAAYQAKPSFNPGRSSFKQVPQAAQAAGAYAPPAAHYNS; the protein is encoded by the exons tggccgtGGCACTACCCCAGGGTCACAAGGCCCAGGGTCACGCAGGCTACTCCGGCAACCCCTGCCGCCACCGCCCAGGCCGTCTACACACCACAGGGCACACACCAGGGTACCACTGGCAACGCCAATGCTTATCAGCTCGCAAACCGTGTAGGACCACAGGGTGGAGCGGGTGGCGCTGGGGGCTTCCACAACCCCGTGCCCGCGCACACCCAGGCTAGCGGAGTAGGAGGATACCAGGGCGGTGGAGCAGGTGCATTCCAaggcggtggaggaggacagCAGTCCCTGGCTGCTCTTGGGTACCGTGCTCAGGCTGCTGCTCCATCTGGAGGCTTCTCTGGCTCGGGAAGCGCGGGCTACCAGCCTAACGGAGGGCCGGGCTACAGGACCTCTGGCGGCATCGTCTTCAGCGGTTTGTCTGAAAAGGACGTGCAATCATCACTGAAGGATTACGACGGATCCAGCCACTACGGGTCCTTCGAG cctcaCACCTTCGGTTACACCGTCAACGATGAATACTTCGGCAACAGCCACGGCCACAATGAGGTCTCAGACGGCTCGACGACCAAAGGCGAATATCGCGTCTTGCTGCCCGACGGTCGCACACAGATCGTCACCTACTCGGCCGACGCCGAGACTGGCTTCATGGCCAAGGTGGCGTACGAGGGCGAGGCTCAGCCCTACCAACCACCTGCCGACAAGCTGGCCGCCTACCAGGCTAAGCCCAGCTTCAACCCAGGACGCTCCTCGTTTAAGCAGGTGCCGCAGGCGGCGCAGGCGGCGGGAGCCTATGCCCCACCTGCCGCCCACTACAACTCCTAA